From the genome of Thermococcus sp., one region includes:
- the purS gene encoding phosphoribosylformylglycinamidine synthase subunit PurS encodes MRWRVTVIVRLREGLNDPEGRVIGNALRNLGYAVENLRVPKCFEFELESENPEEEVREMCRKLLANPLIHDYEYRIEPVS; translated from the coding sequence ATGAGGTGGAGAGTTACTGTCATCGTTCGCCTCAGGGAAGGTCTCAATGACCCGGAAGGTAGGGTCATAGGAAACGCCCTGCGGAACCTCGGCTACGCGGTTGAAAACCTCAGGGTTCCGAAGTGCTTCGAGTTCGAGCTTGAGAGCGAGAACCCGGAGGAGGAAGTCAGGGAGATGTGCAGGAAGCTACTCGCGAACCCGCTGATTCACGACTACGAGTACAGAATCGAGCCGGTGAGCTGA
- a CDS encoding formate--phosphoribosylaminoimidazolecarboxamide ligase family protein yields MIRREEILGILEKYDPEKITVGVIGSHSALDIADGAKEEGLPVLIIAQRGRHRTYAEYFKLRKTRDGLTKGFIDEVLVLEKFAQIVNVQEELVKRNVIFVPNRSFVVYTGIDRVENEFRVPLFGSRNLLRSEERSEEKSYYWLLEKAKLPYPEPVKPEEIDEVGLVIVKLPHAKKRLERGFFTAASYKEFREKAERLKKLGVITEEDLVGARIERYIIGPVFNFDFFYSPIDEEIELLGIDWRFETSLDGHVRLPASQQLTLPEHQFEPEYTVTGHASSTLRESLLEKVFDMAERYVKATQEYYPPGIIGPFTLQTAVDKDLNFYIYDVAPRTGGGTNIHMAVGHPYGNALWRKPMSTGRRIALEIKRALELDELEKVVT; encoded by the coding sequence GTGATACGCCGCGAAGAGATTCTGGGAATCCTTGAGAAGTACGACCCCGAGAAGATAACCGTAGGCGTTATCGGAAGCCACTCCGCTCTGGACATAGCAGATGGAGCCAAAGAGGAAGGTTTGCCTGTCCTCATCATTGCGCAGAGAGGACGGCACAGGACTTACGCCGAGTACTTCAAGCTAAGGAAGACGAGGGACGGCCTAACCAAGGGCTTCATAGACGAAGTTCTTGTCCTCGAAAAGTTCGCCCAAATAGTTAATGTCCAGGAGGAGCTGGTGAAGAGAAACGTTATCTTCGTCCCGAACCGCTCCTTCGTCGTTTACACCGGCATTGACCGCGTTGAGAACGAGTTCCGCGTTCCGCTCTTCGGGAGCAGGAACCTGCTTCGGAGCGAGGAGAGGAGTGAGGAAAAGAGCTACTACTGGCTCCTTGAGAAGGCCAAACTCCCGTACCCAGAACCTGTGAAGCCGGAGGAGATTGATGAGGTCGGTCTGGTTATAGTCAAGCTTCCCCACGCAAAGAAGAGATTAGAGAGGGGCTTCTTTACAGCGGCATCATACAAAGAGTTCCGCGAGAAGGCCGAACGCCTGAAGAAGCTTGGCGTGATTACAGAAGAAGACCTCGTGGGAGCGAGGATAGAGCGCTACATAATCGGCCCCGTCTTCAACTTCGACTTCTTCTACTCGCCGATTGATGAGGAAATCGAGCTTCTGGGCATAGACTGGCGCTTTGAGACGAGCTTAGACGGCCACGTCCGCCTGCCAGCTTCCCAGCAACTTACCCTGCCGGAGCACCAGTTCGAGCCTGAGTACACCGTTACAGGCCATGCCTCCTCGACGCTCCGCGAGAGCCTTTTGGAGAAGGTCTTTGACATGGCAGAGAGGTACGTCAAGGCCACTCAGGAATACTATCCGCCCGGGATAATCGGGCCGTTTACACTTCAGACGGCCGTGGACAAGGACCTCAACTTCTACATCTACGACGTCGCCCCAAGAACCGGCGGTGGAACCAACATTCACATGGCCGTCGGCCATCCCTACGGAAACGCCCTCTGGAGGAAGCCGATGAGCACCGGAAGGAGGATTGCCCTTGAGATAAAGCGCGCTCTTGAGCTGGACGAACTTGAGAAGGTGGTCACGTGA
- the purQ gene encoding phosphoribosylformylglycinamidine synthase I, which yields MVKFAVIVFPGTNCDFETERAIRKAGAEAERVWYRANLKDFDGVVLPGGFSYADYLRAGAIAARQEIMEEVKEFAREGRPVLGICNGFQILTEAGLLPGALRPNRVPRFLCRWVQLRVEDTETPFTTLYEPGEVIRMPIAHAEGNYYIDDPSKVRIVFQYSDESGDVTGKVNPNGSVLNIAAIANERGNVLGTMPHPERASDRFLGSEDGLRLFRSMVEWARR from the coding sequence ATGGTGAAGTTCGCGGTCATCGTCTTCCCGGGAACCAACTGCGACTTCGAGACCGAGAGGGCCATAAGGAAGGCCGGAGCCGAGGCCGAGCGCGTCTGGTACAGAGCTAATCTCAAGGACTTCGATGGAGTTGTTCTTCCAGGTGGCTTCAGCTACGCCGACTACTTGAGGGCTGGAGCGATAGCCGCTCGGCAGGAGATAATGGAGGAGGTTAAGGAGTTCGCCCGCGAGGGAAGGCCCGTTCTAGGGATATGCAACGGCTTTCAAATTCTCACTGAGGCCGGCCTCTTGCCCGGGGCTTTGAGGCCCAACAGGGTTCCGCGCTTCCTCTGCAGGTGGGTCCAGCTCCGCGTTGAAGACACTGAAACGCCCTTCACTACCCTTTACGAGCCCGGCGAGGTTATCAGAATGCCGATAGCCCACGCGGAGGGTAACTATTACATTGACGACCCCTCGAAGGTCAGAATCGTCTTCCAGTACAGCGATGAGAGTGGCGATGTAACGGGGAAGGTCAATCCCAACGGCTCCGTCCTCAACATAGCCGCCATAGCCAACGAGAGGGGCAACGTCCTTGGAACCATGCCCCACCCGGAGCGCGCGAGCGACCGCTTTCTGGGGAGTGAGGACGGTTTGAGGCTCTTCAGGAGCATGGTGGAGTGGGCGAGGAGGTGA